In Anomaloglossus baeobatrachus isolate aAnoBae1 chromosome 3, aAnoBae1.hap1, whole genome shotgun sequence, one genomic interval encodes:
- the SPTSSB gene encoding serine palmitoyltransferase small subunit B, whose product MDVKHIKDYLSWLYYQYLLITCSYVLEPWEQSIFNTVLLTAIAMMIYSSYVFIPIHVCLAVEFFSGIFGGQHESTMTPMS is encoded by the coding sequence ATGGATGTAAAGCATATTAAAGATTACCTCTCTTGGCTGTACTATCAATATCTCCTCATAACATGCAGCTACGTACTGGAGCCCTGGGAGCAGTCCATTTTTAACACTGTGCTATTAACGGCAATTGCAATGATGATTTACAGCTCTTACGTCTTCATACCCATTCATGTTTGTCTGGCAGTGGAGTTTTTCTCTGGAATCTTTGGAGGGCAGCACGAAAGTACTATGACCCCAATGAGCTGA